One genomic region from Strix uralensis isolate ZFMK-TIS-50842 chromosome 5, bStrUra1, whole genome shotgun sequence encodes:
- the LOC141943680 gene encoding tetraspanin-7-like has product MTVLKLSLMAFSFVFWAAGLTMLIIGLWARVSLGSYLALSANDHPSAPAILLATGAAVLIWGFLGCFGAATEHRGLLRAYSAFLAAVLAAGLAAGLSALVYRQNVAQGFQDGLRQALLAYGEDEGTADALDALQRTLSCCGVESYRDWLAAPWGLEQNGSVPLSCCRARRGCRRSPPDAGRLHRDGCFSKVSAFVSSNMFYVATAAVGLALLQLIGIVLACLLAARIPAHLLGIATPR; this is encoded by the coding sequence ATGACCGTGCTCAAGCTGTCCCTCATGGCCTTCAGCTTCGTCTTCTGGGCAGCGGGGCTGACCATGCTCATCATCGGCCTCTGGGCCAGGGTCTCTCTGGGGAGCTACCTGGCGCTGTCGGCCAACGACCACCCCAGCGCCCCCGCCATCCTCCTGGCCACTGGCGCCGCCGTCCTCATCTGGGGCTTCCTGGGCTGCTTCGGCGCCGCCACGGAGCACCGGGGCCTCCTGCGCGCCTACAGCGCCTTCCTGGCGGCCGTGCTGGCggccgggctggcggcggggctCTCGGCGCTCGTCTACCGCCAGAACGTGGCGCAGGGCTTCCAGGACGGGCTGCGCCAGGCCCTGCTGGCCTACGGGGAGGATGAGGGGACGGCGGATGCCCTGGACGCTTTGCAGCGCACCTTGTCCTGCTGCGGCGTGGAGAGCTACCGCGACTGGCTCGCCGCGCCCTGGGGGCTGGAGCAGAACGGCTCGGTGCCCCTCAGCTGCTGCCGGGCCCGCCGGGGCTGCCGGCGCAGCCCGCCCGACGCAGGCAGGCTGCACCGCGACGGCTGCTTCAGCAAGGTGTCAGCCTTCGTCAGCAGCAACATGTTCTACGTTGCCACGGCCGCCGTggggctggcactgctgcagctCATCGGCATTGTGCTGGCCTGCCTGCTGGCTGCCCGCATCCCTGCCCACCTGCTGGGCATCGCCACCCCTCGTTGA